CCGTCGAGCCTTGCGGTCGTGCGCGTCGCCCCGGCATCCGATCCCGCCTCGGGCTCGGTCAGGCCGAAGCCGGCGAGCGCGCGGCCGGCGAGCAGATCCGGCAGCAGCTCCTGCTTCTGCACGTCTGTGCCGAAGCGGAAGACTGGCATGGCTCCGAGGCTGACGCCCGCTTCGAGCGTGATCGCGATGGACTGATCGACCCGGCCCAGACCCTCGATCGCGAGGCAGAGCGTGAAGTAGTCGCCGCCTTGACCGCCCAGCTCTTCGGGGAACGGCAGTCCGAACAGCCCGAGCTCCCCCATCTGCGCGACCACGTCGAGCGGCAGGGTCTTGGTGCGATCGGCCTCGTAGGAGCGCGGCGCCACCACCTCGTCGGCGAACTCGCGGACGAGCTTCGCGAGCTCCCGCTCGTCATCGGACAGGTCGTACTGATCCATGGGTTCTCCGTGTCATCCCCGTCGACGTCACGATCGCATCACATCCATTGTCGTGACGCGCGCGCATTGGTTAGTGTTCACTAACTCGATATTCAGGTTAGCGAGGATTAACTGAAATGACAAGCGGTCTGACCGAGCGCGACCGCGCGAAAGCCGATCGTCAGGCCGCGATTCTGCACGAGGCCGCACGTCTCTTCGCCGAGCGCGGCTTCAGCGGCGTGAGCCTCGAAGACCTGGGAGCGGCGGTAGGCGTGAGCGGCCCGGCCGTGTACCGGCACTTCGCCAACAAGCAGGCGCTGCTGGGCGCCATCCTCGTCGGCGTGAGCGAGCGGCTCCTCGCCGGCGGGCAGGAGGTGCTCGCGCGCTCCGACGATCCGCGGGAGCAGCTCGCGTCGCTCGTCGCCTTCCACGTCGACTTCGCCCTGAGCGACGCCGACGTCATCCGCGTGCAGGACCGCGACCTCGCGAGCCTGAGCGACGAGGACCGCAATCGAGTCCGCAGGCTCCAGCGCGAGTACGTCGAACTGTGGATGATCGTCCTGGCCCGCCTTCACCCCGACCGCGCCGAGAGCGACCTGAGAGTCCGCGCGCACGCGTGCTTCGGCCTCATCAACTCGACGCCGCACAGCATGCGCGGGGCGCGCCAGGCGGCGTCCGACCGCACCGTCCGCCCGGTGCTCGAATCGATGGCGCTCGCGGCCCTCACCATCTGAGACTCGCTATCCTGGGGCCACGATGCCGAGTGACAGCGAGCACGACGGGGCAGGCGCGAACGGGGGCGAGGACGCGCGCATCGGGGCGGACGCCGCTCCGGATGCGCCTGCGGACGCCCGGACGAGACCTCCGCTGGAGGCGGAACCGCTCGTTGCCGGAGCCGACGAGACGGCGGCGTCCCGGCGCGACTTCCTGAAGTTCGGCGGCATCGCGGCGGCCGGGCTCATCGTAGGGGGTGGGGTAGGCGCAGCGGCCGGTGCCTCGATCGGTCAGCGCCTCGGCTACCGCGAGGGGGCCGAGGACTACGGCGCGCTCGCGCCGCGGCACGAGCCGGGCTTCGACCACGTCGTCGTGCTCATGGGCGAGAATCGTTCCTTCGACAACCTCCTCGGCTGGCTCTACACCCCCGAGACGCTGCCGGAGGGGCAGACGTTCGACGGCCTCGCGTTCGGGGACTACTCGAACGTCGGACCGGACGGATCCCGCGTGGCGGCTCACGCGTACTCGGGACCGACCGACATCGTCATGGGCGCCCCGAACCCGGACCCCGGCGAGGAGTTCCCGCACGTCAACACCCAGCTCTTCGGAGTCGTGAGCCCCGCCTCCAACGCGACGAGTCAGGTCGGCGACATGGCGTCGCCCTTCAACGCTCCTCCGCGCGGGAGCGAGGCGACGATGCAGGGGTTCCTCCACGACTACGTCAACAACATCACGCGGCTGCGCAAGGGTCTCGCGCCGACGCCGGCCGAGGCATCCCAGATCATGGGCGGGTTCTCCCCCGAGCAGCTCCCCGTCCTCTCTACTCTCGCGAAGGAGTTCGCCGTCTTCGACGCGTGGTTCGCGGCCGTCCCCTCGCAGACGTACTGCAACCGGTCGTTCTTCCACGCCTCGACGTCGCACGGCTTCGTCACCAACAAGCACGACGGCGGCTACGACAAGTGGCTCGACGCCGAGCCCGCCCCGACGATCTTCAACCGGCTCGAAGAGGCCGGCGTCTCGTGGAAGGTGTACTTCGACGAGATGCAGCTCGTGTCGCTCACGGGCATTATGCACGCGCCCGTGCTCGAGAAGTACTGGCGCACGAAGCGGTTCGCGCACATGTCGCAGTTCTACGAGGATGCGCGCAAGGGGGAGCTCCCGGCGTACTCGTTCATCGAGCCCCGGCTCGTCTACAACCACAACGACTTCCACCCGCCGTTCGGCAAGCTGCGGTCGAGCGACGTGGACGGCGTCGTCGTGATCGACTCGGCGGTCTCCGACGTCCGGGCCGGCGAGAAGCTCGTCGCCGGCATCTACGACGCCATCAGGCAGAGCGACAGCCCCAAGGGCTCCAACGCGATGAACACGCTCCTGCTCATCACGTTCGACGAGCACGGCGGGACCTACGACCACGTTCCGCCGCCCGCGGCCACTCCCCCGCACGTCGACGCGCCGCCCGGCGAGATGGGCTTCGCCTTCGACCGGCTCGGCGTGCGGGTGCCGGCGATCGCCGTCTCGGCCTACACCCGCGCGGGCACAATCATCCACGACGAGCTGCACCACGGAGCCGTCATCGCGACACTCTCCCGGCTGCACGGTCTGCGGCCGCTGACACGCCGCGACGCAGGCGCCAACGACCTCTTCCCGATCGTCAACCTCGACAAGCCGCGCGATCCCCGCACGTGGCCGATCGTGCACCCGATGTACGTGCCGCCGAACCCCGAGGCGGACGAGGTCTCGGAGCTCGACGACGCGCCGCACAAGGACAAGCCCCTCAGCCCTCCCGGGCGCGGGCTCCTCGGGCTCCTCCTCGCGCGCTACGGCCAGTCGGACGACAGCACCGAGCCCGAGACGTACGCCGACGCCTACCGGGTCCTCCGAAAGCACGGCCTCGGACTCTTCTACCCGAAGATCGACTGAGCTCGGGTGACGTGATCGACGGATGCCTCGGCCGGCGCACCGCGCCGGGCCGAGGCATCCGTCAGTCCCTCTCCCGTCAGCGCAGCAGCATGGCCCTTCCGGGCTCACGGAGGATCGCACCGACGTCGGCCAGGAAGCGCGAACCCTGCTCCCCGTCGACGAGGCGGTGGTCGAACGAGAGCGCCAGGGTCATGACGTCACGGAGCGCGATCTCGCCGCGGTGCTCCCACGGCTGGCGACGGACGGCGCCGAGCGCGAGGATGCCCGCCTCCCCCGGATTGAGGATCGGCGTGCCCGCGTCGACGCCGAAGACGCCGACGTTCGTGATCGAGAAGGTGCCGCCCATCATCTCGGCGGGCGAGGTCTTCCCCGAGCGAGCCGTCTGGGCGAGCTCTCCGATCGCGTCCGCCAGCTCGACGAGCGTCATGGCGTCGGCGTCTCGGACGTTCGGCACGACCAGGCCGCGCAGCGTCGCAGCAGCGATGCCCAGGTTCACGTACCCGAACTCGACGATCTCGCCGTGCTCCTCGTCCCACCGCGAGTTGAGCTCGGGCGTACGGGCGAGAGCAAGGCACACGGCCTTCGCCGCGACGGCCAGGATGCCGATGCGGTGACCCTCGAGCGAGCGGTCGGACTTGAGCGACGCGAGAAGCTCGGTCGTCGCCGTGACGTCGACCGTGAGGAACGTCGTGACGTGCGGCGCCGTGAAGGCGCTGCGCACCATCGCCTCGGCGGTGTGCTTGCGGACGCCTCGGATCGGGATGCGCCGCTCGCGCTCCCGGCCGGCCGCGAGCGCCGCGGGCGAGGACGGTGCGGTCTCGACGGGCTCCTCCGCGGCGCTCGTGGGCTGGACCGACGTTCCGACGCGCTCGGCGTACGCCTCGACGTCGCCGCGCGTGATGATGCCGCCCTGGCCGGTGGGCTCGACAAGGCCGAGGTCGATCCCCAGATCCTTCGCGAGCTTGCGGACGGGAGGCGTCGACTTGGGCCGCTCGAGCGGCACGTCGACCGTCTCGGTCGCGTGCAGCACGTCGTGCGGGGCCGCTTCGAGCACGGCGGTGTCGGCGCCGGAACGGGAGACGGATGCCGCGGCCGCCCGGGCGCGCCGCTGGGGGCGTCCGCTGGACTGCGGCGCCGCGCCGTAGCCGACGAGGTTGGGCTGGGCCTTCTCCTCGGCCTTCTCCTCGACCGGAGCCCCGACTGGGGCCTCGGCCGACGGTGCCTTCTCGCTCGTCCCGTTCCCGCCGGGGAGGTCGAAGGCGATCAGCACCGAGCCGACCGCGACGACGTCGCCCGCCTGGGCGTGGAGCTTGGAGACCACGCCGGCGTGGGGCGAGGGCAGCTCGACGACGGCTTTGGCCGTCTCGACCTCGGCGATCGTCTGGTTGAGGGTGACGGTGTCGCCTTCGGCGACGAGCCACTGCACGAGCTCGGCCTCGGGAAGACCCTCGCCGAGGTCGGGGAGACGGAACTCCTGGATCACGGTTCGATCACCCCGGACATGCTGTTCGGCCGGTCGAGCACGCGATCGACACCGTCGAGGATGCGGTCGAGGTCGGGCAGGTGGTGCTTCTCGAGCTTGGCGGGCGGATACGGGATGTCGTGGCCCGTGATGCGCACGGGGGCGGCCTCGAGGTAGTTGAAGCACTTCTCCGTGACGCTCGCGATGAGCTCCGCCCCGACACCGGCTTCGCGCGCGGCCTCGTGCGTCACGACGACCCGTCCCGTCTTGCGGACGGACGCCGTCACGGTGCGGTAGTCGACGGGCGAGATCGAGCGGAGATCGATGACCTCGATCGAGATGCCCTCGTCTTCGGCGGCGGTCGCGGCATCCATCGCCACCGCGACCTGCGAGCCGTACGTGAGGAGCGTGACGTCCGAGCCCTCGCGCGCGATGCGGGCCAGCCCCATCGGCGGTGCATCGGCGAGATCGGCGCCGAGGTCGACCTCGCCCTTGGAGTGGTACAGCCGCTTGGGCTCGAAGAACACCACCGGGTCGTCGGAGGCGATCGCCTGACGCAGCATGACGTATGCGTCCTGGGGGTTCGAGACCGCCACGACGCGCAGTCCCGACGTGTGCACGAAGTAGGCCTCGGGCGACTCGGAGTGGTGCTCGGCCGCCCCGACGCCGCCCGCCCACGGGATGCGGATCGTGATCGGCATCTTGACGTTGCCGCGCGTGCGGTAGTGCAGCTTCGCGACCTGGCAGACGATCTGGTCGAAGGCGGGGTACACGAAGCCGTCGAACTGGATCTCGACGACCGGGCGATACCCGCGGAACGCGAGGCCCACGGCGGTGCCCATGATCCCCGCCTCCGCGAGGGGCGTGTCCACGACGCGCTGCGCGCCGAACTCGTCGAGAAGTCCGTCGGTGATGCGGAAGACGCCGCCGAGCTTGCCGATGTCCTCGCCCATGACGAGGACCTTGTCGTCGTCGACCATCGCACGGCGCAGGCCTTCGTTGATGGCCTTGGCCATCGTGAGCTGCGTCATCGCCCGACCTCCGCATCTGCCTCGAAGCCGGAGAGGTAGGCGGCGAAGTGCTCGCGCTGCTCGGCGAGCCCCGTGTGCGGCTCTTCGTAGACGTGGTCGAACACGCCGATCGGCTGGCGCGAGACGGCGCCGAGCGCCGCGGCACGGACAGCGGCGCCCAGACGGTCGGCGTCGGCCGCGACATCCGCCTGGAAGTCATCGCCGAAGGCGTTCTGCGACCGCAGCAGCGCCTCGACGCGGGCGATGGGGTCGCGGCGCTTCCAGCGTTCGACCTCCTCCTTGTCGCGATAGCGCGTCGGGTCGTCCGACGTCGTATGCGGGCCCATGCGATACGTCACGGCCTCGATGAAGGCGGGGCCTTTGCCGCTGCGCGCGTGGTCGAGAGCCCACCGCATCGCCGCGAGGCTCGCGAGGACGTCGTTGCCGTCGATGCGCATGCTCGGGATGCCGAAGCCCGGCGCACGGCCGGCGATCGGGAACTTGGCCTGCACCGTGACGGGCTCCGAGATCGCCCACTGGTTGTTCGTGCACACGAAGACGACGGGGGCGCGGAACGACGAGGCGAAGATCATCGCCTCGTTGACGTCGCCCTGGCTCGAGGCGCCGTCGCCGAAGTAGGCCGCGGCGACCTGGTCGGTGCCGTCGCGCTGGATGCCCATCGCGTAGCCCACCGCGTGCAGGCTCTGCGCGCCGATGATGATCTGCGGCGTCGCGGTGTTGATGTCGTAGGGGTTGTACGTCGAGTGCTCCTCGCCGCGCCAGGCGATGACGAAGTCCGCGGGCTTCGCGCCGCGGACGTGCTGGACGCCGATCTCGCGGTAGCTCGGGAAGGCGAAGTCATCGGCGCGGAAGGCGCGCGCGGTTCCGACCTGGACGCCCTCCTGACCCTGGCACGGCGCCCAGAGGCCCAGCTGCCCCTGGCGCTGCAGGGCGATGCCCTCGGTGTCGATGCGACGGACCAGCGTCATGTCGCGGTAGAGGCCCTGCAGAGCCGTGACGTCGACATCGGCGACCCACCGCTCGAGCTCGGGATCGGCGACACGCTCGCCGTCTTCGTTCACGAGACGTGCGACGTCGTCGACATCTGTCGCGAGATCCGTCTGTGGTGTGAGGGTGTGCATCGTCGTCATCCCTTCGCGAGTCGACCCGCCCTCGTGAGGCGGTCGTCATCGGAGTGCCGGCATCTTCACCGGACAAGGCCGAGAGTACGTCGATCTTGCACCTAGCTCAAGCATCACCGATCGCTTTGAGCATGTTGACAAGGGACGGGTCGAGTCGTCGTGCTAATGTTTCGCACTATGAGCACCCTCGACCACGTCGATCTCGAGCTACTCGCGGCCCTGTCGGCCGACCCGCGCGCCACGGTCGTCGCGCTCGCCGAGAAGCTCGGGCTCTCGCGCAACACGGTGCAGGCGCGCATGGGCCGCCTCGAGCGCGCCGGCGTCTTCCTGTCCTACGAGCGGGCCATCTCGTCCGCCGCGCTCGGCTTCCCGATCGAGGCGTTCGTGAGCGTCATCGTGCGCCAGGCCGATCTTCCGCGCATCGGCCACGACCTCACGGCGATCCCCGAGATCGTGCAGGTGCACGGCCTCAGCGGCCAGGTCGATCTGCTCGTGCGCGTCGCATGCCGCGACACCCAGCACCTCTTCGACACGGATGCCCGGATCCTCGCGATCGAGGGCGTCGAGCGCACCGAGACCTCGCTCGTCATGGGCGAGGTCATCGGCTACCGCGTGGCCCCCCTCATGGAGCTGGCACAGCGGGAGCAGTGAGCGGCTCGTCGCGGAGGCCGGCCTCGGCATCCATCCGCACGAGCACCACCCCCGCGAGGATGAGCGCGCCCCCGAGGAACTGGACCGGTGCGGGCACCTCGCCCAGAAGAAGCCACGCGAACCCGAGGGCGAAGAGCACTTCGGAGAGTCCGACGAACGACGCCACGCGCGAGCCGATGCGGGGCACGGCCATGACGCCGAAGGCGTAGCCGAGCGTCGTCGCGATGCCGGCGACCCAGAAGAGGGGCACGAACCAGGGCAGCGTCGCTCCCCCGAGCACGACCTCGACCGACGGCGTCTGGAACGGAAGGATGCCGCTGGCGCACAGGACGGCCATGAGCGCCGCGCCGACGAGCAGTCCCCCGGACGCGAGCGCCAGCGGCGGCAGGTCGTCGCCCGCTCGCTCCGAGATGAGGAAGTAGGCGCCGACGCACACCGCGGCGCCGAGGGCGAGGAAGGTGCCCAGCAGGTCGAAGGTCGCACCCGAGATGTCGACGACGAGCACGAGTCCGAGGATGGCGACGACGGAGCCCACCATGACGAGCCGCGACGGCGGGCGCCGTGTGCGGACCCAGGCGAGGCCGACGAGCAGCACCGGGGCCAGGTACTGGATCAGCAGCGCGACCGCGACGGGCATCCGCTGCATGGCCGCGAAGAAGAGGATCTGACACCCCGCGACGGCGGTCAGGCCGAAGCCCACGATGATGCGCCAGTGCTTGCGGAGGAACGAGCGCTCCCGGCGGATCGCGATGAGGAGCGCCGGCGCGAGGAGCAGGCCCGAGACGCCCATGCGGACGAGAAGGGCCGCACCGAGCGACCAGCCCGCTTCGAGAAGCGGCTTGATCATCGGTCCGCTCGACGAGAAGGCGAGTGCCGACGTGACGGCCATGACGAGACCGACAGTGCGCACGCGGCGCGACGAGGCGACATGGGGCAGAGTGAGAGTCGCGGTCATCGCAGGGGCCTGTCAGGAGCGTCGGAGGTTACACTGGTGACAATAGCCGCCGGAGGAGTCAGGAGTCAATGTGGTTTTCACTAATGACACCCGTCTGTCTCTCGCCGCGGTCGTGAATCTCGTCAACACCCTGCCCGGTCACGACGATCCCGACCGTCTCGAGACCCTCGCCGACTTCGACGATTTCCTCGCCGCGAACCCGTTCACGGGTCGCATCGACCGCACCCGCGCCACGGTCGACGAGCTGCGCGCCGCACGCGGCCGTCTCCGCCGGCTCTGGGACGTCGACCGGGTCGGAGCGGTTCCGATCGTGAACGAGATGCTCCGCGACAGCGGCGCACTCCCCCAGCTGGTCATCCACGACTCGTACGACTGGCACATCCACGCGACGTCCGACGATGCCCCATTGTCGACCCGCATCCTCGCAGAGGCGGCGATGGCCTTCGTCGACGTCATCCGCTCCGACGAGTACGACCGGATCCGCGTGTGCTCCGCCGACGACTGCGAGTCCGTCTACGTCGACTACTCCCGCAACGGATCGAAGCGCTACTGCGACACCGGGAACTGCGGCAACCGCATGAACGTCATCGCCTACCGGGCCCGGAAGGCGCGAGAAACCGCCTGATCGCCGCCGCCGCGGGCTCGGGCGTCTCGTAGTGGATGAGATGCCCGACCTCGG
This genomic interval from Microbacterium sp. 4R-513 contains the following:
- a CDS encoding dihydrolipoamide acetyltransferase family protein translates to MIQEFRLPDLGEGLPEAELVQWLVAEGDTVTLNQTIAEVETAKAVVELPSPHAGVVSKLHAQAGDVVAVGSVLIAFDLPGGNGTSEKAPSAEAPVGAPVEEKAEEKAQPNLVGYGAAPQSSGRPQRRARAAAASVSRSGADTAVLEAAPHDVLHATETVDVPLERPKSTPPVRKLAKDLGIDLGLVEPTGQGGIITRGDVEAYAERVGTSVQPTSAAEEPVETAPSSPAALAAGRERERRIPIRGVRKHTAEAMVRSAFTAPHVTTFLTVDVTATTELLASLKSDRSLEGHRIGILAVAAKAVCLALARTPELNSRWDEEHGEIVEFGYVNLGIAAATLRGLVVPNVRDADAMTLVELADAIGELAQTARSGKTSPAEMMGGTFSITNVGVFGVDAGTPILNPGEAGILALGAVRRQPWEHRGEIALRDVMTLALSFDHRLVDGEQGSRFLADVGAILREPGRAMLLR
- a CDS encoding DMT family transporter → MTATLTLPHVASSRRVRTVGLVMAVTSALAFSSSGPMIKPLLEAGWSLGAALLVRMGVSGLLLAPALLIAIRRERSFLRKHWRIIVGFGLTAVAGCQILFFAAMQRMPVAVALLIQYLAPVLLVGLAWVRTRRPPSRLVMVGSVVAILGLVLVVDISGATFDLLGTFLALGAAVCVGAYFLISERAGDDLPPLALASGGLLVGAALMAVLCASGILPFQTPSVEVVLGGATLPWFVPLFWVAGIATTLGYAFGVMAVPRIGSRVASFVGLSEVLFALGFAWLLLGEVPAPVQFLGGALILAGVVLVRMDAEAGLRDEPLTAPAVPAP
- the pdhA gene encoding pyruvate dehydrogenase (acetyl-transferring) E1 component subunit alpha, yielding MTTMHTLTPQTDLATDVDDVARLVNEDGERVADPELERWVADVDVTALQGLYRDMTLVRRIDTEGIALQRQGQLGLWAPCQGQEGVQVGTARAFRADDFAFPSYREIGVQHVRGAKPADFVIAWRGEEHSTYNPYDINTATPQIIIGAQSLHAVGYAMGIQRDGTDQVAAAYFGDGASSQGDVNEAMIFASSFRAPVVFVCTNNQWAISEPVTVQAKFPIAGRAPGFGIPSMRIDGNDVLASLAAMRWALDHARSGKGPAFIEAVTYRMGPHTTSDDPTRYRDKEEVERWKRRDPIARVEALLRSQNAFGDDFQADVAADADRLGAAVRAAALGAVSRQPIGVFDHVYEEPHTGLAEQREHFAAYLSGFEADAEVGR
- a CDS encoding TetR/AcrR family transcriptional regulator, with product MTSGLTERDRAKADRQAAILHEAARLFAERGFSGVSLEDLGAAVGVSGPAVYRHFANKQALLGAILVGVSERLLAGGQEVLARSDDPREQLASLVAFHVDFALSDADVIRVQDRDLASLSDEDRNRVRRLQREYVELWMIVLARLHPDRAESDLRVRAHACFGLINSTPHSMRGARQAASDRTVRPVLESMALAALTI
- a CDS encoding Lrp/AsnC family transcriptional regulator; this translates as MSTLDHVDLELLAALSADPRATVVALAEKLGLSRNTVQARMGRLERAGVFLSYERAISSAALGFPIEAFVSVIVRQADLPRIGHDLTAIPEIVQVHGLSGQVDLLVRVACRDTQHLFDTDARILAIEGVERTETSLVMGEVIGYRVAPLMELAQREQ
- a CDS encoding CGNR zinc finger domain-containing protein, translating into MVFTNDTRLSLAAVVNLVNTLPGHDDPDRLETLADFDDFLAANPFTGRIDRTRATVDELRAARGRLRRLWDVDRVGAVPIVNEMLRDSGALPQLVIHDSYDWHIHATSDDAPLSTRILAEAAMAFVDVIRSDEYDRIRVCSADDCESVYVDYSRNGSKRYCDTGNCGNRMNVIAYRARKARETA
- a CDS encoding alkaline phosphatase family protein is translated as MPSDSEHDGAGANGGEDARIGADAAPDAPADARTRPPLEAEPLVAGADETAASRRDFLKFGGIAAAGLIVGGGVGAAAGASIGQRLGYREGAEDYGALAPRHEPGFDHVVVLMGENRSFDNLLGWLYTPETLPEGQTFDGLAFGDYSNVGPDGSRVAAHAYSGPTDIVMGAPNPDPGEEFPHVNTQLFGVVSPASNATSQVGDMASPFNAPPRGSEATMQGFLHDYVNNITRLRKGLAPTPAEASQIMGGFSPEQLPVLSTLAKEFAVFDAWFAAVPSQTYCNRSFFHASTSHGFVTNKHDGGYDKWLDAEPAPTIFNRLEEAGVSWKVYFDEMQLVSLTGIMHAPVLEKYWRTKRFAHMSQFYEDARKGELPAYSFIEPRLVYNHNDFHPPFGKLRSSDVDGVVVIDSAVSDVRAGEKLVAGIYDAIRQSDSPKGSNAMNTLLLITFDEHGGTYDHVPPPAATPPHVDAPPGEMGFAFDRLGVRVPAIAVSAYTRAGTIIHDELHHGAVIATLSRLHGLRPLTRRDAGANDLFPIVNLDKPRDPRTWPIVHPMYVPPNPEADEVSELDDAPHKDKPLSPPGRGLLGLLLARYGQSDDSTEPETYADAYRVLRKHGLGLFYPKID
- a CDS encoding alpha-ketoacid dehydrogenase subunit beta, whose product is MTQLTMAKAINEGLRRAMVDDDKVLVMGEDIGKLGGVFRITDGLLDEFGAQRVVDTPLAEAGIMGTAVGLAFRGYRPVVEIQFDGFVYPAFDQIVCQVAKLHYRTRGNVKMPITIRIPWAGGVGAAEHHSESPEAYFVHTSGLRVVAVSNPQDAYVMLRQAIASDDPVVFFEPKRLYHSKGEVDLGADLADAPPMGLARIAREGSDVTLLTYGSQVAVAMDAATAAEDEGISIEVIDLRSISPVDYRTVTASVRKTGRVVVTHEAAREAGVGAELIASVTEKCFNYLEAAPVRITGHDIPYPPAKLEKHHLPDLDRILDGVDRVLDRPNSMSGVIEP